The window ATCACGGCGGGCTGCGGCAGCACCCGCATGTCCAGCCCGCAGCCCGTGCGGTCCCGGAACCCTGCCATCCGTACGCCGTCGATGGAGGTTCCGCGCAGGGGGCGGGCGACCTCCCAGCGGTTGTCAGAACTGCGCTCCGGGGGCGTGTCCCCCGCGTTGTCTCTGGGCATTGCCGGCCATGCAGGGCTTCGGCGGGGACCGGCAGTGGAGCGAGATCTCATCGGCGCTCGAGCCCCTGCTCCACCATCCCGACGATGACGGTGATCTGTCCGCCGCCGACTGTGCGAGAGTCCTGCCCCGGCTGGCCGAGATCGTCACGGAGTGGGAGACGGAGGAAGGCGACCCCACGCTCCCGCGGCACATCGAGGATGCCCGACAGCTCGTGATCGTGTTGAAGGCCTGCGTCGACGCGGACGTCGAACTGCTCTTCGGGTGACCTTGAGGGCCCTGCAGATCGGCCCGGGACGAGGGCGAACCTCACTGTCGCGTCGCGCAGTTCGGACGGCCGCGCGGGTTGGTGGGCGCGGTGCCGCCGGTGGCGGCCAGGAGGGCATCCCGGTCGGTGAACGACGTGGGAACGCCGGCCCTGCAGTCTGCTTCAGCGTGACGCGGGAGCGGCACCTGACCGCCACCGCCGAGGGCGGTGGCGGTGGCGGTCAGGGAGAAGGGGGGCCGAGCAGGCGGGCCGGCGGTTGTCAGTCGAGCTGCATGGGCACGTTGATGTACTGAGCGGCAACCCAGCCCTTCTTGCCCTTGTGGGGGCCGGACTTCACCGTGATGTAGCCCCAGGCGCCGGGCTTGTCGTTGCGGCCCTTGTTGCACTGCCAGTACACATCGGTGCCCTTGGAGAGCGTGCCGGTGGCCGTGTAGCCGGTGCCCGGGCCGGTGCGGAAGTTCACCGTTGTATATACGTCGGTGTTGATCTTGATTTGGTGGGTGCAGGCTCCGCTGCCGATGGTGGCGGCGCTGGCCGTGGAGGCGGTGGCGACGGCGCCGCCCAGGAGCAGCGCGCCGGTCGTTGCCACGGTCACAACGCGGCGGGCGAGTGTGTTCATGTGCAATTTCTTCCTGGTGTCGTCGGCCTGAACTCGGTCGCCAGGCCTGCGGCGGGCCTCTTCGCCCGGGGCGCCGATACGTCGGCGACGGCGGGCGAGAAGGGCCGGGAGCGAGACAGGTTCGCCGTCGCTCCGCATCCGATCTTACGTATACGCAGGGAGTTGACGGTCAATCGGGGTACTGCAGCGGCATCCCGTGGGGCCGCGCTCCGGCGAAGCGTTCGTCCTGGGTGGGGGCGAGGCTCGTGAACCCACCCACCCGTCCGCAGGTTCACGGACTCGATTCCGTTCGTAAAGTCGCTCTCCGAGAACGGGGCCTTTCGCGGCCGAGTACCGTGGCCGGTCCGCCGCTTTTGGAGACCACCGGACGAGGGTCCTCGCTGCCCATCAGGTGCTCCCGTGCGGTGGCGGCATGCGGTCAGACTGCTCTCCGGCCGCAGACGTCCCTGCGGCCGCGCAGGGTGGGCGGGCAGGGGCGGGCGGGCGGGCAGGGCGGTGTTCGACAAGGAGATCCCCGGCTCCTGGCCGGCAGACCTCTCCCCCATCGGCCTCGACCCGTGCGCCGCACCCGCACCCGCCGGCACCACCCTGGGGGGAGAGAGTGACGGGCCGGTGCTGGTCACCGGGGGCGGGGCCTCCGCCGGTCGGTCGGGGGGATCATTGCGCTGAACGGATGCAGTCGTCGGGCTGCACGGTATCCGTGGGGATCACGGTGGCCCCCTCGTGCGTTGAACCGTACGAGGGTGCGCTACAGGCCGGCACACCGCACCGCCGGCCGATGCGATGAGGAGGATTCGATGCATGCCGCCGAGGAGAACCGGCAGGAGCTGGACTCGGTCAGTGTCCTGAACGCGAAGAGGACGCTGCTCCAGCTGCTCGGCCGGGCGGGAGTCTTCGCCGACGACGCGGAGGGCCTGATCGCCCTGGTCGAGGCGGGAGCCCTGGCCGGCGCGTGCGAGGAGCTCGGCGCGCTCGGGGGGTCCGTACCGGGGGACAAGGGCGAGCCGTACGGGTCGGGCTGGCTGGACGGTGCCCGTGCCGTCACCGACGAGCTCGGCGCGATCGCCGAACGGACGCTGCGGCAGGCCGTCGACCCCGACGGACCGGGCGCCGCTGCGGCTGCCCGGCCGCCGGTCGGGCGGATCGAGGTGGAGCAGGCGAAGGCGGCCGTCACGCCGCTCTACCTCACCTTCACCGCCGTCTCCGACCTCGACCCCGAGGTCACCGAGGAGGTGCTGCGTGCCGTCCTCGGCACGATGACCTCCTGGCAGAGGGCCCGGTACGCCGGCCGGCTGGCGGAGTTCGCGGCGGCGCACCGGGCCCGTCTGGAGCGGTTGTACGTGGAGTACGGGCCCGGCAGTGCCACCGCCGTGCACAGCCGCTACTCCCTTCTGCACTCCGCCACCGGCGTCGCCGTGCTGGAGCGGCTCGCCACGCGGCCGGCCGCACTACGGGAGGAGTGGGACGCCGCCGAGCTGCCGCCCGCCTGGCTGGACGGTCCGATGAGGGCCTGGGACGCGGTGGGCTGACCCCGTGGCTCCGGTGTCGGTGCTCGTGAGGGCCGGCGGGGTCTATCCGGCCGCGCGCAGTCGGGTCGCGGCCGTCTCCGCCTCCCGTACGACGCGCTGCGTGTCGACGCCGACGAGCCGGCCGTCGAACTTCAGCGGGCGCCCGTCCACGAACACGGCCTCGACGTTCTCGGGCCGCCCGTTGAAGACGGTCTGGCCGACCCAGTCGAAGCGCGGCGCGAAGTTCAGGGCGGCCGGGTCGACGACCACGACGTCGGCCCGTTTTCCGGGGGTCAGGGAGCCCGTCCGGTCGCTGATTCCCAGGGCCTCGGCACCGCCGAGGGTGGCCATCCGCAGGACGTCTGGGACCTGCGGGAAGATCGTGGCCTGCGTGGCGCGGGCGCGCTGCAGGCCGATGGCCGTCTTCATCAGCGCGTGGAAGTCCGAGCTGTCGTTGGTGCCGCCGTCCAGGCCGAGGCCGATCTTGACGCCCCGTCGCCCGAATTCGGACAGCCGCATGATGCCGGAGGCGAGCCGCATGTTGCTGAGCGGGCAGTGCGCCGCGCGCACGTCGTGCGCGGCGACGGCGGCGATCTCGTCGTCGGTCAGGTGGATCGCATGGTTGATCAGGAGCCGCGGACCGAGGGCGCCGATGTCGGTGAGGACTCCGATGGGGTCGTCGGCGCGCTGCTCGGGGCGTTCCAGGACGTGGGAGTTGAGCATGACCCCGAGGTCCTGGGCGGCTTCCCAGTGCGCGTGGTTGAGGTGTTGGACGGCTCGCGCGGCGTGCGTGGCGACCTGGAAGCCGCCGAGCGGAACGGGATCGACGAGCTCCTTCTTCACCTTGGCGACCAGCGTCGGGTCGGCTGCGGAGGGGAACATCGCGTAGGTGAACCGCACTCCGGTCGCGGCCAGGGCCCGTACGTAGCTCTCGATGAGGTCGTACGAGAAGATGTCCACCCAGTCCACGAGGGTGGTCACCCCCGACTGGACGGCGTCGAGGGCGGCGAGGCGTACGAAGCTGTGCAGGGCCTCGGGGGTGAGCCGGCCCCGCTGGGGGTCGGTACATCGTGTGAACCAGCCGAACAGGTCCCCGTCGGTACAGCCTCCGCGGATCACGGCCTGCCAGAGGTGGGTGTGGGTGTCGATGAATCCCGGCATGACCAGCTTGCCCGAAGCGTCCACGATCCGGGTGCCGGGCGGGGGCCGCAGGCCCGTGCCGACGGAGGCGATGGTGCCGTTCCGCATCAGGACGTCGGCGTTGTCGAGGGCGCCGAGGGGGCCGCTGCCGAGGGCCGGGTCCATGGTGAGTACGAGGGAGGCGCCGCGCAGCAGGACGGACGGGCCGACCGGGACCTGTGGGGTGTGGGGGACGTGGGGGCGTTCGGGGCGGGTGGTGATGCCGAGGACGAGCGGGGTTGCGGCGGCCAGGCCAAGGCCGGTGAGGATGTCGCGGCGGCTGTGGGCCGGCGAAGGAGTGGGGGACGGCTGCATGGCGTAGTACCTCCCGAGGGCTCAGAACGGAAGGCCCGCCCCGGGCGACGCCGGGTGGGGGCGTCGGGCAGGGCGGGAGAACACACGCAGCATTCCCAGCGAACTGTCATTCGATAGGTGCTTGCGGAAAAGATTTTCCGTTCCGGTCTCCCGTCGGCCATCTGTCGGCCACCATCGGCCATCCATCGGCTCCCCAGGATCTGCGCCAGAGCCCGGGACCGGCTCGCGGGAGGTCTCACGCGCCGCCTCACACGCCTCCTCGGATGCCTCCTCCCATGCCATGTCCCCCTCCGGGAGCCAGAAGTGGGGCTCCGTCAGGTCTTCGTCGGCCGCTCTCCTGTGGCCGGCCCCGGCCCGCCGGGCAGGCCGCAAATCCGTTGCGCAGGCGCCCGCCCACCGCCTAGGTTTCAGGCCACGACCACGACCACGACGTGTAGCTCAGTAGCAGAGCGCCGGGCTTCCTACCCGGAGGGCGCAGGGGCGGAACCTGCCACGTCGGCCATGAACGCACACGCTGACAAGCAGCTCCCGAACCGGTCCGCTCCGAAGGCCGCGCCCGAGACCGCACCGGTGTCCGTGTCCCCCGCCTACGCCGAGAGCCGGCTGGCCCGGGCCCTGCGGACCTCCGTCCTCCACGAGGACACCGCCACGCGCGAGCGCGCCCGCTTCCGGGCTCAGCAGTGGCGTCAGGTCCTGTCCGGCATCGGCGCGGGTTCCCTGGCCGTCGGATCGCGCACCCCGGTGGCCGGCCTGCCCGCATGGGTGACCCCGGACGTGGTCACCGGCGGCTTTGCGACCGGCTCCGCCACGGCCGGCGGGCCGCTGCTGCCGTACGAGGAGGAAGCCGCCCGGCTGGCCGGCGTACCGGCGACCCGGTCGGCGCTCTTCGCCCACTTCCTCACCGAGGACGGCCTGGCCCGCCTCTGGTCCCTGCTGGACAGCGGGCAGTACGAGGTCCGTGTGCCGGAGGAGGCCGCGCTGGCCACCGTGGCCTGGCTGGTCCGTGCCGGGGACTTCGACGCCGCCGCCGAACTCGTCACCGCGCTGCAGCCGTTCGCCGACCGGCTGCGCTTCCTGCCGCGTCCCACCGACCGGCCGCGGCCCGCGGCGGGCGCCGTGCACCGCCGGACCGTCGGCGACGCCGCGGCCGCGCTCGCCCGGCGCCGGCCGGGCGCGTCCGTCGAGACCCAGCGGGAGGCGCTCACCGTCTGGGCGCCCTTCGCGGACGACCTGCTCACCCACCGGCTGGAGGCCGTCTCCGGCACGCCCGGCCCGCACTGGCACGCCGACGGCGCTGCTCTGCTGGCGCGCTACGGGTCCCTCGCCGCGGAGCACACCCGCTGCACCAAGCACCTGAACCCGAAGTCGAACGTCGCCGTCCTGCTCCGGGCCCTGGAGGAGGAGCTCGCGGGCCGTGCCCCGGCGCCCCGGCTCGCCGGACTGCTGCGCGTGGCCGTCAGCGCGATGGTCGCCAAGCGCGGAGCACCCGGCTCTCCCGGACATGCCCGCCTGCGCCGTGTCCAGGCCGCTCAGGCGGCGCTGCCCTCGCACCACGCGCTGGCCGGTCTGGTGCTGCGCCGCCTCTCGCGGCTCGACCCGGCCGGTGGGACGGCCGATGTGGAAGCGCCGCTGGCCCCTGTGGACGAGAGGGAGTCCCTGGAGACCGGCCTGCCCGTGGGCGCGGCCGTGCCCACGGCGATCGGGAACTGCGTCCGCGCCGCGCTCAGCGCCCCGTTGGAGGAGCTGGTGGCGCGCGGCGTGGTGCCGTCCGCAGAGGTGCTCGCGGAGCTCGTGCCACAGCTCGTCGCCGCCGTGACCGCCGATCAGTACACCGACGAGCCGCTGCGCAACCTGATGGCGGGCACCTACTGCGCCTTCCGCAACCGCCGGTCCCTGCTGCTGCTGAACCTCCAGCACCAGGTGCGGATCGAGGAACTCCCCTGGCTGCGGGCGGTCTCCGCGCACCGCGACGGCGACGCCGCCGCGGGCGCCCAGGAACAGGCCGAGGAGGCACTGCGCCGGCTCGGCGGGCTGGCGGTGTCCGCATTCCCTGCGACCGTGCTGCCCAACCCGCTCGTGCGGGAGCTGTCGCACCTGGGCCGACAGGCCGAGCTGGGCACACCGTTCGTGGAGGAGCTCGCCGCCGACATCTTCATGGGGACCTTCACCCCGAAATTCCTCGTGGCCGCACGGATCGCCGCCGACCTTCTCGAAGGGAGCCTGTACGAGCGGTACTACGGCATCGACTTCGCGCGGCTGCGCCGGATGGCGGTCGCGCAGGCCGTCGACAGCGCGCAGCGCGGCCGGCCTGCTCGCAGCGCCGAGGAGTTCGCGCGGCTGTGTGCCGAGCGTGCCGGGACCAACGGGGCGAGCTGGCGGCCGGCCGTGAACGGCAAGGTGATCGAGCAGGCCCAGATCCTCACGACCCACAACCTGGCCACCCTGGCCGCCCGGGTGAAGATCGCTCCGGTGGCGGGCTGGGCGGCACTGGCCCGGGACTGCTTCGACGTGGTGTGCCGCTTGGTGAACCGAATGGCGGGTAGGCCGATGCTGTCCACCATCAAGGACACCGCGTACGCATGGCGGCAGATGCTGTTCCACCTCTCCCTGTGCGAGGACGCGGAGCGGGCGGCCGTGCTGGAGTGGATCGAGACGGACATCCTGCGCCGGCCGCCGCTGGTGCAGGCCCGGCTGGCGCCGGCCCTCGCCGGGTTGCGCCTGGTGGCGGCGGGCGGCTCCTTCGGAGCGGACGGCACGGGCGAGCGCGGCCGTGCCCGTCGGCTGCTCGGTTGGAGCACCGACGAGCACTGGATGCGCGCGCCGACCAGGTGCTGAAGGAGTCCCCCTCTCTCCTGTCGAGAGTTTTCGTGCGGCCGGCTCGTGGCTCCCGCGCCGGGGAGGTCCTGCGCGCGGCGTGCGCGGGCGGAGGCCCGGCCCGGCTCTGTACCGCCCGGGCGGGTAGGCGGAGGGGGCGACCGGCCCCGTACGAGGGTCACGCCGGCCGCACCGGACCGCTCGGCGACCGGCACGGAAGGCAGGAGCGTCTTCCGATTCCGCCCTCACGTCCTCAGCCCTCCCCCGGGATCTTCACGGACCCGGCCGTCGGTCGTGCATCCGTCCGCGGCTCCCGTGGGGAAGCAATACGTCTGCGGAACATCGATTCGGCTCTCACGGGCCGGTAAGGGGTCGGCTGTGGCTGTCACCGTCCGGAGGGACATCCTCGTAGGGCTTCCTCTCAACGACCTGGTCGCCTACCTGGAGGACTTCTCCCGGACCGAGGAATGGGACCCTGGCACGGTGCGGTGCGTGCAGGTCGGCGAAGGACCGGTGCAGCAGGGAACCACGTGGCAGAACACTTCGCGCTTCCGTGGCAGGACCAGCGACCTGCTCTACCGGCTCGTCTCCAAAGAACCGGATCGGCTGCTGTTCGTCGGTGAGAACAAGACCGTCACGGCCACCGATGACCTGGGTTTCCGGGCCCGCTCGGCCACGACCACGCTCCTCACCTACACGGCGTCCTTGCGGTTCAAGGGATGGGCACGCCTGGCCACACCCTTCCTGCGCCCCGAATTCGACAGGATGGCCGACGCCGTGGCCGACAGACTGCCGTCCGCAGCCACCATCCACCGCGGTTAGCGCCGCTGCCGCCGCGCCTGCCCCGATCCGCTGTGGCCGGACCGGACGAGAAAGACCTCGTCGGTGAAGCACCAGGCCCAGTCCTCGTCGGACGCCAGGGAGAGGACGACCGGGTGTCCGCTCAGCACATGGTGGTCATGGGCGTGCATGCCTCGCGAGCTGTCACAGCATCCGACGTAGCCGCACGTCACGCACCGGCGCAACCGCACCCAGCTCCAGCCGCGCGACAAACAGTCCGCGCAGCCGGCCGGCGGAGCCGGCGGCGACGGCTCGGACGTCGACAGGAGCCCGATATGGGCGCAGGACCGCCCCTGCGGTCGACCGCCGTCGGGCCGGACCCGCCAGCCGGGGTCACCTGCCATCGCCACCACTCCTCACCCGTGTCGGCCGGTGCCGGCCCGTGCCCGGCGCAGCTCCGGATACGGAGGCTTTTGCATCCCTCTTCCTTTCGGCCGAGGTGCGCGAACGGATGCATCCACGGCTGGGGAATCGTCCGCGTGGTCGCGCAGCAGGGTTCCGGGGACTGCGGTGAAGCCGTCCGATCCTCGCTACCTGTGTGCGGACTTCGCGGACTTCGTCGAGCGCTTCCGGCCCGGCTGGCCCTCCGAC is drawn from Streptomyces sp. NBC_01232 and contains these coding sequences:
- a CDS encoding SH3 domain-containing protein, which gives rise to MNTLARRVVTVATTGALLLGGAVATASTASAATIGSGACTHQIKINTDVYTTVNFRTGPGTGYTATGTLSKGTDVYWQCNKGRNDKPGAWGYITVKSGPHKGKKGWVAAQYINVPMQLD
- a CDS encoding amidohydrolase family protein, whose translation is MQPSPTPSPAHSRRDILTGLGLAAATPLVLGITTRPERPHVPHTPQVPVGPSVLLRGASLVLTMDPALGSGPLGALDNADVLMRNGTIASVGTGLRPPPGTRIVDASGKLVMPGFIDTHTHLWQAVIRGGCTDGDLFGWFTRCTDPQRGRLTPEALHSFVRLAALDAVQSGVTTLVDWVDIFSYDLIESYVRALAATGVRFTYAMFPSAADPTLVAKVKKELVDPVPLGGFQVATHAARAVQHLNHAHWEAAQDLGVMLNSHVLERPEQRADDPIGVLTDIGALGPRLLINHAIHLTDDEIAAVAAHDVRAAHCPLSNMRLASGIMRLSEFGRRGVKIGLGLDGGTNDSSDFHALMKTAIGLQRARATQATIFPQVPDVLRMATLGGAEALGISDRTGSLTPGKRADVVVVDPAALNFAPRFDWVGQTVFNGRPENVEAVFVDGRPLKFDGRLVGVDTQRVVREAETAATRLRAAG
- a CDS encoding SRPBCC family protein — protein: MAVTVRRDILVGLPLNDLVAYLEDFSRTEEWDPGTVRCVQVGEGPVQQGTTWQNTSRFRGRTSDLLYRLVSKEPDRLLFVGENKTVTATDDLGFRARSATTTLLTYTASLRFKGWARLATPFLRPEFDRMADAVADRLPSAATIHRG
- a CDS encoding UBP-type zinc finger domain-containing protein, with amino-acid sequence MAGDPGWRVRPDGGRPQGRSCAHIGLLSTSEPSPPAPPAGCADCLSRGWSWVRLRRCVTCGYVGCCDSSRGMHAHDHHVLSGHPVVLSLASDEDWAWCFTDEVFLVRSGHSGSGQARRQRR